One Coregonus clupeaformis isolate EN_2021a chromosome 33, ASM2061545v1, whole genome shotgun sequence DNA window includes the following coding sequences:
- the LOC121548832 gene encoding uncharacterized protein LOC121548832, whose product MAAIELQHGLERSGRGWGTERGELLDSFDSEMQEWEDQLQDMQRKIEELYNEVQARRGGNDVTMDNSKNDRMIDFGPGHHDNGFCDPYGSHSNATKDHPSAVDVPNHCSNGFNHGPNGYSYPVNHQNDGYGYPHSHSAVELGDLLQDYLGHGHGKTRKTNSALNNHLKEITKGSQDQSVHQDEMKRRPVGNERISQVRFADEEAENRKNSVSHRKSSPCRDLNKENTGAKPPLRQREGPPIPPRSTSQMAPPDTFSPALDRKSNAPGVLVDKKCGSPSVLRKFGAMLQENEGKTLTETGVVTNQVPTENKCPTPVCQRKGLGGSRTTGRVPVRKCQADSVVLTGRMDSSQERGAVRDFRRESQLGEGRSTSMGSYAHPKGLQAGGQRRSQVGGSPKPKARALGRADRDRDMGLVQGERARRPAPQPGEPRVDYRNLSGSHVGAQRIQRRGPVADQKKDDGLIELLDMLDIEHEYSSCPQAAQTAYRQYTQQMSLAESSPATPTRNFSRPARPANQRPPSRWACCAPTALISVPSGPLSRPPSTLARTPSPIARTPSPALKQQSFCSYLLHTETAIM is encoded by the exons ATGGCGGCCATCGAACTGCAGCACGGTCTGGAGCGGTCTGGGAGGGGCTggggaacagagaggggggagCTTCTGGACAGCTTCGACTCAGAGATGCAGGAATGGGAGGACCAGCTGCAGGACATGCAGAGGAAGATAGAGGAG CTTTACAACGAGGTGCAGGCTCGTAGAGGCGGAAATGATGTCACCATGGACAACAGCAAAAATGATAGGATGATTGATTTCGGACCTGGGCACCATGACAACGGCTTCTGTGACCCATATGGCAGCCACAGCAATGCCACCAAGGACCACCCCAGTGCTGTAGACGTGCCAAATCACTGTAGCAATGGTTTTAATCACGGCCCCAACGGTTACAGCTACCCTGTCAACCATCAGAATGACGGCTATGGTTATCCCCATAGCCACAGTGCGGTGGAACTTGGAGACTTGTTGCAGGATTATCTTGGACATGGTCACGGAAAGACCCGGAAGACCAACTCAGCTCTCAACAAT CATCTGAAAGAGATCACCAAAGGGAGCCAGGATCAGTCTGTACACCAGGATGAGATGAAGAGGAGGCCTGTTGGGAATGAAAG GATTAGTCAGGTGCGGTTTGCGGACGAGGAGGCTGAGAACAGGAAGAACAGTGTATCACACAGAAAGAGTTCCCCTTGCAGGGACCTTAACAAGGAGAACACAGGGGCCAAGCCCCccctcagacagagagaaggtCCTCCCATACCCCCCCGATCCACCTCCCAGATGGCCCCTCCCGACACCTTCTCCCCAGCCCTGGACAGGAAGTCCAATGCCCCTGGGGTCCTTGTGGACAAGAAGTGTGGTAGCCCCTCGGTCCTCAGGAAGTTTGGGGCCATGCTTCAGGAGAATGAGGGCAAAACCCTCACCGAGACCGGTGTGGTGACCAACCAGGTGCCTACCGAGAACAAGTGCCCCACCCCCGTCTGTCAGCGCAAAGGGCTGGGCGGCAGCAGGACGACCGGGCGCGTGCCTGTCCGGAAATGCCAAGCAGATTCCGTCGTGCTGACAGGGAGGATGGACTCCAGCCAAGAACGAGGGGCAGTGAGAGACTTTAGGAGAGAGAGCCAGCTGGGTGAGGGTAGAAGCACCTCAATGGGTAGCTATGCTCACCCTAAAGGACTCCAGGCAGGGGGTCAGAGGAGGTCCCAGGTAGGAGGCAGCCCCAAGCCCAAAGCAAGGGCCCTCGGaagggcagacagagacagagacatgggtcTGGTCCAGGGGGAGAGGGCCAGGAGGCCTGCACCCCAGCCTGGGGAGCCCAGAGTGGACTACAGAAACCTGAGTGGGTCCCATGTTGGGGCTCAGAGGATCCAGAGGAGAGGGCCAGTTGCAGATCAGAAGAAGGATGATGGACTCATTGAGCTACTGGATATGCTGGACATCGAGCACGAGTACAGCTCCTGCCCCCAAGCCGCACAGACTGCCTATAGACAGTACACACAGCAG ATGAGTCTAGCTGAGTCGTCCCCAGCAACCCCCACAAGGAACTTCTCTCGTCCTGCTCGCCCAGCCAATCAACGTCCTCCATCCAGGTGGGCTTGCTGTGCCCCCACCGCCTTGATCTCTGTCCCCTCCGGTCCATTGTCCCGCCCCCCAAGCACCTTGGCACGCACCCCTAGCCCCATAgcaagaaccccaagccctgccCTGAAACAGCAATCTTTCTGCTCCTATTTGCTCCACACTGAGACTGCCATCATGTGA